One window from the genome of Spirosoma rhododendri encodes:
- a CDS encoding HlyD family secretion protein produces the protein MQKQLHPPAVIEHTTEAYLPQVTVRGQLIYCSVALAIVAALVALPFIRTEVSVQSAGIIRPVAERNDLRPLVAGTVAQVLVHDNQPVRRGQPMIRLQTEVLDTKLRLNHSQQAEKLLNIHDLDRLVRATRHDLLSVSGLQSPLIRQQYEQFRFLLTENVQTQEKRKHELDVTQQLYQDKVLAKQEFEDKEFAHKTAVAQYAAQVERQVSEWQASLTQHQLALDELRAQERQLLNERDLHTIKAPVDGTVSQLAGRYPGSYVQPGEVLGVISPDSNLLVECYVSPKDIGLLRPGMVARMQVDAFDYNQWGLVQAKVAEVSNDVVVMNEQPVFKVRCQLSQNYLTLKEGYKGYLKKGMTLRARFVVTERSLFDLLYDNADDWLNPKTSKV, from the coding sequence ATGCAAAAACAACTTCACCCGCCTGCCGTCATCGAGCACACGACGGAGGCTTACCTGCCCCAGGTAACGGTCCGGGGGCAGCTCATCTACTGCTCCGTCGCGCTCGCCATTGTCGCGGCTCTCGTCGCCCTCCCCTTTATCCGTACCGAAGTGTCAGTACAGAGCGCGGGGATCATCCGTCCAGTCGCTGAGCGCAATGACCTCCGCCCACTGGTAGCTGGTACGGTCGCGCAGGTGCTCGTTCACGATAACCAGCCGGTGCGCCGGGGGCAGCCCATGATCCGGCTGCAAACCGAGGTGCTCGACACCAAACTCCGGCTCAATCACTCGCAGCAGGCCGAGAAACTGCTCAACATCCACGACCTCGACCGGCTCGTGCGGGCCACGCGCCACGACCTGCTCAGCGTGTCGGGTTTGCAATCGCCCCTGATCCGGCAGCAGTATGAGCAATTCCGGTTTCTGCTAACCGAGAACGTACAAACCCAAGAAAAGCGTAAGCACGAACTCGACGTTACGCAGCAGCTTTACCAGGACAAAGTGTTGGCAAAGCAGGAGTTTGAAGACAAGGAATTTGCCCACAAAACGGCCGTGGCGCAGTATGCCGCGCAGGTCGAGCGGCAGGTGAGCGAATGGCAGGCCAGCCTGACGCAGCATCAACTCGCCCTTGATGAACTACGGGCGCAGGAACGCCAACTCCTGAACGAACGCGACCTGCACACGATCAAAGCCCCCGTCGACGGAACGGTGAGTCAACTGGCGGGGCGGTATCCAGGCAGCTACGTACAGCCGGGCGAAGTACTAGGCGTGATCTCGCCCGACTCTAATCTGCTAGTCGAATGCTACGTGTCGCCCAAAGATATCGGTCTGCTGCGCCCCGGCATGGTGGCCCGGATGCAGGTCGACGCCTTCGATTATAACCAATGGGGGTTGGTGCAGGCCAAAGTCGCCGAAGTCTCCAACGACGTCGTGGTGATGAACGAGCAGCCCGTTTTCAAAGTCCGCTGCCAGCTGTCGCAGAACTACCTGACGCTGAAAGAAGGCTACAAAGGCTACCTCAAAAAGGGCATGACGTTGCGGGCGCGGTTCGTCGTCACCGAGCGCAGCCTGTTCGACCTCCTCTACGACAACGCCGACGACTGGCTGAATCCAAAGACGTCTAAGGTTTAA
- a CDS encoding TolC family protein: MKFVVYSLLLTGWLGAAYAQAPADATTPAAVTMTLDQCIALAIDNQPSIRQAQLQQQIADNTVEQTRKSQLPVVSSFTNQGQNFGRNVDPYTNSIVNSQIATNTMGLGANWTVFNGFQLKNTIVQQSLTAQASQYDLAAAKNAVTFNALLAYLQVLTAQDLDRASEMQVAVSQSLVERTEKLVKAGTTAPYNGYDARSQLASDQIQRVQTQTNLKTAVLTLLQVLNLPATTHLSLVRVSDTGTVAPASIANAYQVYTQARTFMPDVLAADLRTKASQLGLKLAKGLAYPTVTLNANWGTSYSSAARRSVMTGDMVEQTTTGFVDVSGQSYPVRVLTPVTGTEGITYFQQLGNNQYKSLTLSIRVPILNGFQVRYRTTNARLQQQLSESQAESTRRNLRQAIDQAVAQQQNAYERYTALSEQVATLTQSFHAAEARYNAGLLPAVDYNLAKSNLDKATINLIQVRYETILRDKIVHFYQSGTL; encoded by the coding sequence ATGAAATTCGTCGTCTACTCCCTCCTCCTGACGGGCTGGCTCGGCGCAGCCTACGCCCAGGCACCGGCCGACGCCACGACGCCCGCAGCCGTTACCATGACGCTGGATCAATGCATTGCGCTGGCTATCGACAATCAGCCGTCGATCCGGCAGGCTCAGCTTCAGCAGCAAATCGCTGACAATACCGTTGAACAGACGCGGAAAAGCCAGTTGCCCGTCGTATCGTCGTTCACGAATCAGGGGCAAAATTTTGGGCGAAACGTCGATCCATATACCAACTCGATTGTCAACTCGCAGATCGCCACCAACACAATGGGGCTGGGTGCCAACTGGACGGTATTCAACGGTTTTCAACTGAAAAACACGATTGTGCAGCAAAGCCTGACCGCGCAGGCCAGCCAATACGATCTGGCAGCCGCCAAAAACGCGGTGACGTTCAATGCGCTGCTGGCGTACCTACAAGTGCTGACCGCGCAGGACCTCGACCGGGCCAGTGAGATGCAGGTAGCCGTGTCGCAGTCACTGGTCGAGCGGACGGAAAAGCTGGTGAAAGCGGGCACGACAGCCCCGTACAACGGCTACGACGCCCGGAGCCAACTGGCAAGTGATCAGATTCAGCGCGTACAGACGCAGACCAACCTGAAAACGGCCGTGCTAACGCTGCTTCAGGTGCTGAACCTACCCGCCACGACGCATCTATCTCTCGTCCGCGTCAGCGATACCGGCACCGTTGCCCCGGCATCGATAGCCAACGCCTATCAGGTCTACACCCAGGCCCGAACGTTTATGCCCGACGTGCTAGCTGCCGACTTGCGTACCAAAGCAAGTCAGCTGGGCCTCAAACTGGCGAAGGGACTAGCGTACCCAACCGTTACGCTGAACGCCAACTGGGGAACGTCTTATTCCAGCGCGGCCCGGCGCAGTGTGATGACTGGCGACATGGTCGAGCAAACCACGACTGGCTTTGTCGACGTATCGGGGCAATCGTATCCGGTGCGTGTGCTGACGCCCGTAACCGGCACGGAAGGCATTACGTATTTTCAGCAACTGGGTAACAACCAGTACAAAAGTCTGACGCTCAGCATCCGCGTTCCGATCCTGAACGGCTTTCAGGTTCGCTACCGCACAACCAACGCCCGGTTGCAACAGCAGTTGTCAGAATCGCAGGCTGAAAGCACACGGCGGAACTTGCGGCAAGCTATCGATCAGGCAGTCGCGCAGCAGCAGAACGCCTACGAACGCTACACAGCCCTATCGGAGCAGGTCGCCACGTTGACGCAGTCGTTTCACGCGGCAGAAGCTCGTTACAACGCTGGCTTACTCCCCGCCGTCGACTATAACCTGGCAAAGAGTAACCTCGACAAAGCCACGATCAACCTGATTCAAGTGCGCTACGAGACCATCCTCCGCGACAAAATCGTACACTTCTACCAGAGCGGTACGTTGTGA
- a CDS encoding MGMT family protein, producing MAEQRDYFEDVYQVVRQVPSGRVTTYGAIARYLSLRAGARMVGWAMNSSHGHNVPAHRVVNSQGILSGKHFFGGPTIMQQLLEDEGVQVTDDRVVDFKTKLWDPSEELAM from the coding sequence ATGGCGGAGCAGCGCGATTATTTTGAGGATGTGTATCAGGTCGTCCGGCAGGTGCCGAGCGGACGTGTGACGACCTACGGGGCCATTGCCCGGTATCTGAGTCTGCGGGCCGGTGCGCGGATGGTCGGCTGGGCGATGAACAGCTCGCACGGCCACAACGTACCCGCCCATCGGGTCGTCAACAGCCAGGGCATCTTGTCGGGCAAGCACTTCTTCGGCGGCCCAACGATTATGCAGCAGCTACTCGAAGATGAGGGTGTTCAGGTCACCGACGACCGCGTTGTCGATTTCAAAACCAAACTCTGGGACCCGTCGGAAGAGTTGGCGATGTAG
- a CDS encoding glycoside hydrolase family 125 protein codes for MDRRHFIQQSSLAAAGVLAQPAFSFARTGADFPVVRVAEKDRNFTSPAVEKAIQTVSQSKVNPELAWLFGNCFPNTLDTTVDFSTANGKPDTYVITGDIDAMWLRDSTAQVTPYLSLIKTDDKLRQLIAGVINRQVQCIRKDPYANAFYKDASKVSEWKDDVTDMQPGLHERKWEIDSLCYPVRLAYQYWKRTGDTTPFDQDWRESVALTVKTFREQQRKNGNGPYKFERRTTWATDGVPLGGYGYPAKPNGLICSMFRPSDDATIYPYLIPSNFFAVVSLRQAAEMLQAIHKDKAAADACTSLANEVDAALKAHAVVTHPQFGKIYAYEVNGFGSYNLMDDANVPSLLAMPYLGSVPVSDPIYQNTRRYVLSTENPFFFKGTAGEGIGGPHAGMDMIWPMSIILRALTSTNDSEIKTCLNMLQRCHANTGFMHESFHKNDPTKFTRKWFAWANTLFGELIWKLYNEKKGLLA; via the coding sequence ATGGACCGTCGTCATTTCATACAACAAAGTTCGCTGGCAGCTGCCGGTGTGTTGGCGCAACCCGCCTTTAGCTTCGCCCGGACCGGGGCCGATTTTCCCGTAGTACGCGTGGCCGAAAAAGACCGCAACTTCACCAGTCCGGCGGTGGAGAAAGCGATTCAGACCGTCAGCCAAAGCAAGGTAAATCCCGAACTGGCGTGGTTGTTTGGCAACTGTTTTCCCAACACGCTCGACACGACTGTCGACTTTTCAACGGCCAACGGTAAGCCCGATACCTACGTCATCACCGGCGACATCGACGCGATGTGGCTGCGCGATTCAACGGCGCAGGTGACGCCCTATCTGTCGCTCATCAAAACCGACGACAAGCTGCGGCAACTGATCGCGGGCGTTATCAACCGGCAGGTGCAGTGCATTCGAAAAGACCCGTACGCCAACGCGTTCTACAAAGACGCCAGCAAGGTCAGTGAGTGGAAAGACGACGTGACCGATATGCAGCCCGGCCTGCACGAACGCAAGTGGGAAATCGACAGCCTGTGCTACCCCGTTCGGCTGGCGTATCAGTACTGGAAACGCACCGGTGATACCACGCCCTTCGATCAGGACTGGCGCGAATCGGTGGCCCTGACGGTGAAAACATTCCGGGAGCAGCAGCGCAAAAACGGCAATGGTCCGTACAAATTCGAACGGCGCACGACCTGGGCAACGGATGGCGTACCGCTGGGTGGCTACGGTTATCCAGCCAAGCCCAACGGCCTGATCTGCTCGATGTTCCGCCCCAGCGACGACGCGACGATCTACCCGTATCTGATTCCGTCGAACTTCTTTGCGGTGGTGTCGCTGCGGCAGGCGGCCGAGATGCTCCAGGCCATTCACAAAGACAAAGCCGCTGCCGACGCCTGCACGTCGCTGGCCAACGAAGTCGACGCAGCCCTAAAAGCCCACGCCGTTGTGACGCACCCGCAGTTTGGGAAAATTTACGCCTATGAAGTAAACGGCTTCGGTAGCTACAACCTGATGGACGACGCCAATGTGCCGAGTCTGCTGGCGATGCCGTATCTGGGTTCAGTACCGGTTAGTGACCCGATTTACCAGAACACGCGCCGATATGTGCTGAGTACGGAAAACCCGTTTTTCTTCAAAGGCACAGCGGGCGAAGGCATCGGCGGGCCACACGCGGGCATGGACATGATCTGGCCGATGAGCATCATTCTGCGCGCACTGACGAGCACGAACGACAGCGAAATCAAGACCTGCCTGAACATGCTTCAGCGCTGCCACGCCAACACCGGTTTCATGCACGAGTCGTTCCACAAAAACGACCCGACGAAATTCACCCGCAAGTGGTTTGCCTGGGCTAATACGCTGTTCGGCGAACTGATCTGGAAGCTCTACAACGAGAAGAAGGGGTTACTGGCGTAG
- the mtgA gene encoding monofunctional biosynthetic peptidoglycan transglycosylase, with protein sequence MKPTQSPRPKADKRSSSAKRSTGRLSALRQFMRERPVLEQVYWFLVRAVLFLFVTSFGAVVVLKYVPIWVTPLIVSRWFDTFGTDESSHVYKKWRSYDNISKEAALAVVSSEDQDFPRHWGFDFDEIQDAIRENQHRKRPRGASTISQQVAKNVFLWNGRSYIRKGLEVYFTTLIELIWGKRRILEVYLNVAETGPMTFGVEAASERFYHHSAAELSRNEAARIAAVLPNPILLSIRNPSNYVQRRTRQIARQMRYLGGQKYIRNL encoded by the coding sequence ATGAAACCAACGCAGTCCCCCCGCCCCAAGGCGGACAAGCGGAGTTCGTCGGCGAAGCGCAGTACCGGGCGGCTGTCGGCACTCCGGCAGTTTATGCGGGAGCGACCGGTGCTGGAACAGGTCTACTGGTTTCTGGTCCGGGCGGTGTTGTTTCTCTTCGTTACTTCATTTGGGGCTGTGGTCGTACTCAAGTACGTACCAATCTGGGTGACGCCCCTGATTGTGTCGCGGTGGTTCGATACGTTCGGCACCGACGAAAGCAGCCATGTCTATAAGAAATGGCGTTCCTACGATAACATCAGCAAGGAAGCTGCATTGGCCGTTGTGTCGTCGGAGGATCAGGATTTTCCGCGTCACTGGGGCTTCGACTTCGACGAAATTCAGGACGCTATTCGCGAAAATCAACACCGTAAACGCCCGCGTGGGGCGAGTACCATCTCACAGCAGGTCGCCAAAAACGTGTTTCTCTGGAACGGCCGCAGCTATATCCGCAAAGGGCTGGAAGTGTATTTTACTACGCTAATCGAACTGATCTGGGGCAAGCGACGCATCCTGGAAGTGTACCTGAACGTTGCCGAAACCGGGCCGATGACGTTCGGTGTCGAAGCGGCTTCCGAGCGGTTTTATCATCATTCGGCGGCAGAGCTATCGCGCAACGAAGCGGCCCGTATTGCGGCCGTCCTGCCCAATCCCATTCTGCTTTCCATCCGTAATCCGTCGAACTACGTGCAGCGTCGCACCCGGCAAATCGCCCGGCAGATGCGTTACCTCGGCGGGCAGAAGTATATCAGAAACCTGTAG
- the hemW gene encoding radical SAM family heme chaperone HemW, whose amino-acid sequence MHLYVHIPFCKQACHYCDFHFSTNLSRKAELVDAICAEINLQREYLPSQTLETIYLGGGTPSLLTEAELGRLFETIHGQYTVAPDAEITLEANPDDLADPAKLTMLRRYVNRLSIGIQTFDETSLRWMNRAHNAAEAFASVDRARQAGFANLSVDLIYGIPNRAESVWETDLATMLSLDVPHLSAYALTIEPDTAFGRWERSGKLPPADEQLAATQFEQLTTALTGAGYEHYEISNFAKPGHYARHNTAYWQRRPYLGVGPSAHSYNGTSRQYNVANNACYIADIRQGVLPATVEELTVADQVNEYLLTGLRTQWGCSLAELDALLGADFTQKQRRELAELDKTGWLLRDGDLLRLTPAGKLFADRVAATLFVE is encoded by the coding sequence ATGCATCTGTACGTCCATATTCCCTTCTGCAAGCAAGCCTGCCACTACTGCGACTTTCATTTCAGTACTAACCTGAGTCGTAAGGCCGAACTGGTTGATGCCATCTGTGCCGAAATCAACCTGCAACGGGAATACCTGCCCAGCCAGACGCTTGAAACGATCTATCTCGGCGGGGGCACGCCATCGCTGCTAACGGAGGCTGAACTTGGCAGATTGTTCGAGACTATTCACGGCCAATATACCGTTGCCCCCGACGCCGAAATCACGCTCGAAGCCAACCCCGACGATCTGGCCGATCCTGCTAAGCTGACGATGCTGCGCCGGTACGTCAACCGGTTGAGCATCGGTATTCAGACCTTCGATGAAACAAGTCTGCGGTGGATGAATCGGGCACACAATGCCGCCGAAGCCTTCGCCAGCGTCGACCGGGCGCGACAGGCTGGCTTTGCTAATCTCAGCGTCGACCTGATCTATGGCATACCCAACCGTGCAGAATCTGTCTGGGAAACAGATCTGGCTACGATGCTGTCACTCGATGTACCGCACCTCTCGGCCTATGCGCTGACCATTGAACCCGACACGGCCTTCGGGCGGTGGGAGCGGAGCGGCAAACTACCCCCCGCCGATGAACAACTGGCCGCGACGCAGTTTGAGCAACTGACAACCGCGCTGACCGGGGCGGGTTACGAGCATTACGAGATTTCCAACTTTGCCAAACCCGGCCACTACGCCCGTCACAATACGGCCTACTGGCAACGTCGGCCGTATCTGGGTGTTGGGCCAAGCGCGCATTCCTACAACGGCACAAGTCGGCAGTACAACGTGGCCAACAACGCGTGCTACATCGCTGATATTCGGCAGGGTGTATTGCCCGCGACGGTTGAAGAACTGACCGTGGCCGATCAGGTCAACGAGTACCTGCTGACGGGCCTGCGCACACAGTGGGGCTGTTCGCTAGCGGAACTCGACGCGCTGCTGGGGGCTGATTTTACCCAAAAGCAGCGTCGCGAACTGGCCGAACTCGACAAAACCGGCTGGCTCCTGCGCGACGGTGACCTGTTGCGCCTGACACCCGCCGGGAAGCTTTTTGCCGACCGGGTTGCCGCTACGCTGTTTGTTGAATAA
- a CDS encoding GNAT family N-acetyltransferase: MQYEIFATVPPEPRLTGTINLLATVFTNRTSDDFRDDLLVTAKYPSFLTQLAISDDVVVGCKFGYEREPGLFYSWLGCVDPAFRGQGVAAELMRQQHDWCRSQGYRTIRTQTYNQWRSMLLLNIRSGFDIVGTEPGRYGLKIVLEKSLR; this comes from the coding sequence ATGCAGTACGAAATCTTCGCTACGGTGCCGCCGGAACCCCGCCTGACGGGGACGATTAATCTGCTGGCAACCGTATTCACCAACCGCACGTCCGACGACTTTCGCGACGATCTGTTGGTTACCGCCAAGTACCCTTCCTTTCTCACACAACTAGCTATTTCCGACGATGTCGTCGTCGGTTGTAAGTTTGGCTACGAGCGCGAACCCGGCCTGTTTTACAGTTGGCTCGGCTGCGTTGATCCGGCGTTTCGCGGGCAGGGCGTCGCGGCTGAATTGATGCGGCAGCAACACGACTGGTGCCGGTCGCAGGGCTATCGAACCATTCGCACCCAGACGTACAATCAGTGGCGGAGTATGCTGCTACTAAACATTAGGTCGGGCTTTGACATTGTCGGTACCGAACCGGGGCGGTACGGGCTAAAAATCGTGCTGGAAAAGTCGCTGAGGTGA
- a CDS encoding PhzF family phenazine biosynthesis protein, protein MRLYQLDAFTDQLFCGNPAAVVPLTDWISDEQMQKIAAENNLAETAFYVKTEGDNNFHIRWFTPTVEVDLCGHATLATGYVVFFLENQSTADTICFESRSGQLKVSRTDDNWLTLDFPADPVQKANVQPPALMASLGTRPIEVLKGRSDYMLVYDSEATVRALNPDFREMSSIPARGIIVTAPAGPDSNVDFVSRFFGPQSGIDEDPVTGSAHTTLIPYWAEKLGRNNLTARQISPRGGYLRCQLDGDRVCISGQVQLYMTGEINS, encoded by the coding sequence ATGCGTCTCTACCAACTTGATGCGTTTACCGATCAACTGTTCTGTGGTAATCCGGCGGCCGTTGTGCCCCTGACCGACTGGATTTCCGACGAGCAGATGCAGAAGATTGCCGCTGAGAACAACCTGGCGGAAACCGCTTTTTACGTTAAAACGGAGGGAGATAACAACTTCCATATTCGCTGGTTTACGCCCACGGTTGAAGTCGATCTGTGCGGTCACGCGACGCTGGCAACGGGTTACGTCGTATTCTTTCTGGAAAACCAGTCGACTGCCGATACAATCTGTTTTGAGTCGCGCAGTGGTCAACTAAAAGTCAGCCGTACTGATGATAACTGGCTGACGCTCGACTTCCCCGCCGACCCGGTGCAGAAAGCCAATGTGCAGCCGCCTGCCCTGATGGCAAGCCTGGGTACACGCCCCATTGAAGTACTAAAAGGGCGTTCTGATTATATGCTTGTCTACGATTCGGAAGCCACGGTGCGGGCGCTAAATCCTGATTTCAGGGAGATGAGCAGCATCCCGGCGCGGGGTATCATCGTAACGGCGCCCGCTGGCCCCGACTCGAACGTTGATTTCGTGTCGCGCTTCTTCGGCCCCCAGTCGGGTATCGATGAAGACCCCGTCACCGGCTCGGCACACACAACGCTGATTCCGTACTGGGCTGAAAAACTGGGCCGGAACAATCTGACTGCCCGGCAAATCTCACCCCGTGGCGGCTATCTCCGCTGCCAGCTCGACGGCGACCGCGTCTGCATCAGCGGTCAGGTGCAGCTATACATGACAGGGGAGATAAATAGCTGA